From the Cyanobacteria bacterium GSL.Bin1 genome, the window GTTTCTTGAAAGAGAGATTTTCGAGAGTCGGTTAATTCGATGGAGTCTGTGTTCATTAACCTTCCGTCGATACATGACTTCTCTTTCATTGTAAAAGGACGATTTATTTATTGCAGCACTCTAAAGGGTAAGGCGTGTTGTCTCATTCTTGACTCGCTTTTTCCTACTCTGTCAACAGAACCTAGGAAAATGACATAAAAATTTCTCGACTGGCTGGAAACAAAAAGAGATTGTAAAGGGCTTTTTCTCGTTCAGTGGGCGACTCTTCTCCCCATTTCCAGAGACTTTCATAGAAAAAGAACGACATTCCGGCAAAACCGCGATCGCGCACTTCTTTGACTTGCTGCTCAAGAATGGGCATCGGCATCGAACGATTTTTTAAGCCACTTAAAATGCCAATCGCAACTGGAATATGAGAGTTGGCTAGCTGCACTTCTGTGCGTTGTAATTCATCTACAAAACGCTCCATATCGGAGCGATAAACTTGTAAGACTAGTTCTTCAATATAACCTTTTCGTTCCCAAGTTAACCAATCTTGCAAATGGGCCGGTAAAGCAAAATGAAGGGGGTTGGGAGAAACCGAAACCAAACAATCCGGATTGGCCGCTTTAATTGTATGAAAAACTTTCCCCATAAATTCATTGAGTTGATCCGCACGCCAACGCACCCAAAAGGTTTCTCGGGGTTCCTCAGGGGGAGTCTCATTCACATCCCACTGGTAAAGCTGAGTCGTGTAGTCATCATAACCAAACGCAACCGGTAAACCAAAATGATCGTCAAATTGAATCCCATCCACATCGTAATTGCTAACAATTTCTGTGATTAAATCCAAAATAAATTGTTGCACGTCGGGATGAAAGGGGTTTAACCAGACGACTTCATCTTCACCTTTGACCTCAACCGTACTGCCATCGCGGCGCTGGGTTAACCATTCGGGATGTTGTTTAGCCAAGGGCGAATCAACGGGTAGCATAAAACCAAACTCAAACCAAGGAATCACGGTCATTCCTAATTGATGACCTTTGTCTAGCACTTCTTGCAACATATCTCGTCCTTGCAAGCGTGAGTCAGGATAAATGCTTTCGCCAAAGCGATTGGTGGTGACCTGACTGGGATAGAGAGAATAGCCTCCTTGCCAAACGGTCGGATAAATCGTGTTCAGGTGAATATTATCTAAACGCTTTAAAGCCGACTCAACGCCCCGGGCTGAAAATAAAATTTCGCTATCTACATTCGTCAGCCAAGCCCCTCGAATTTCTCTTTGGCTTGGCAATCCATAACTTTTAACAACCGCTTGTAAACCGACAATAACACTGACAAAAACGGCCAGAAAAATAATGAATTGATGTTTCCTTCTCAAGGATGGCTTCCCCCAAACAATCATGGATCTGTAATTGTGCGATTAGTTACAGTTAACCAGCAACTTCATTCCTAATCCCTCTATTTTTCAGGGGAATTGATCAATTGTCAATTGCATCGGAAAGGAGTTCCGGTTTAACCCGTCGGAAAAAGGAAACGAGCAGCATGGTAAAAGTTCCCTCAATTACGGCTTGCACACTGTAACCGGCTAAACCAA encodes:
- a CDS encoding family 10 glycosylhydrolase — translated: MIVWGKPSLRRKHQFIIFLAVFVSVIVGLQAVVKSYGLPSQREIRGAWLTNVDSEILFSARGVESALKRLDNIHLNTIYPTVWQGGYSLYPSQVTTNRFGESIYPDSRLQGRDMLQEVLDKGHQLGMTVIPWFEFGFMLPVDSPLAKQHPEWLTQRRDGSTVEVKGEDEVVWLNPFHPDVQQFILDLITEIVSNYDVDGIQFDDHFGLPVAFGYDDYTTQLYQWDVNETPPEEPRETFWVRWRADQLNEFMGKVFHTIKAANPDCLVSVSPNPLHFALPAHLQDWLTWERKGYIEELVLQVYRSDMERFVDELQRTEVQLANSHIPVAIGILSGLKNRSMPMPILEQQVKEVRDRGFAGMSFFFYESLWKWGEESPTEREKALYNLFLFPASREIFMSFS